Proteins co-encoded in one Parasteatoda tepidariorum isolate YZ-2023 unplaced genomic scaffold, CAS_Ptep_4.0 HiC_scaffold_472, whole genome shotgun sequence genomic window:
- the LOC122270815 gene encoding spidroin-2: ILHTKSAGGSGPGGSGPGGAGPGGYGPGGAGPGGYGPGGYGPGGSGPGAASAAAAASAAGGGGGGQGGYEEIVEYSSLPGGYGPGSSGPGGYGPASSGPGGYGPGGSGPGGASAAAAAAAAGGSGPGGAGPGGYGPGGAGPGGYGPGGYGPGGSGAASAAAAASAAGGGGGGQGGYEEIVEYSSGPGGYGPGSSGPGGYGPASSGPGGYGPGGSGPCGASAAAAAAAGGSGPGGSCPGGYGPGGAGPGGYGPGGYGPGGSGPGGASAAAAAGGSGPGGSGPGGYGPGGSGPGGYGPGGAGPGGYGPGGYGPGGSGPGAAAAASAAGGGGGGQGGYEEIVEYSSGPGGYGPGSSGPGGYGPASSGPGGYGPGGSGPGGASAAAAAAAAGGSGPGGAGPGGYGPGGAGPGGYGPGGYGPGGSGPGGYGPGESGPGGAAAAAAAAASGGSGPGGSGPGGYGPGGSGPGGASAAAAAAAGGSGPGGAGPGGYGPGGSSPGGYGPGGAGPGGYGPGGYGPGGSGPGAAAAASAAGGGGRGQGGYDEIVEYSSGPGGYGPGGAGPGGYEPGGAGPGGYGPGGYGPGGSGPGGYGPGGSGPGGASAAAAAAAGGSGPGGSGPGGAGPGGYGPGGAGPGGYGPGGYGPEGSGPGGYGPGGSGPGGASAAAATAAAGGSGPGGSGPGGYGPGGSGPGGSSAAAAAAAAAAAAAGGSGPGGAGPEGYGPGGAGPGGYGPGGAGPGGYGPGGCGPGGSGPGAASAAAAASAAGGGGGGQGGYEEIVEYSSGPGGYGPGSSGPGGYGPESSGPGGYGPGGSGPGGSGPGGASAAAAAAGGSGPGGSGPGGYGPRGSGPGRAGPGGYGPGGSAPGASAAASAAAAISSPASTSRISSVASRLASGGPVNVSRLSSTLGSVVSQVQSSNPGASQCEVLLQALLELVSALLHVLGSANIGNVNYGASGQTSSMVSQAVNQLYG, encoded by the exons AATCTTACACACTAAATCAGCAGGTGGTTCAGGCCCTGGAGGATCTGGTCCCGGTGGTGCTGGCCCTGGAGGATATGGACCCGGAGGTGCAGGCCCAGGAGGATATGGACCCGG TGGTTATGGACCTGGAGGATCAGGACCAGGAGCCGCTTCAGCAGCTGCAGCAGCTTCTGCAGCAGGTGGAGGAGGAGGAGGCCAAGGTGGTTATGAAGAAATAGTTGAATACAGCTCTCTCCCAGGAGGATATGGACCTGGAAGTTCGGGCCCAGGAGGGTATGGACCTGCAAGTTCTGGCCCAGGAGGTTATGGACCTGGTGGATCAGGACCCGGTGGTGCTTCAGCAGCAGCTGCAGCAGCAGCAGCTGGTGGTTCAGGTCCCGGAGGTGCTGGCCCTGGAGGATATGGACCCGGTGGTGCAGGCCCAGGAGGATATGGTCCCGGTGGTTATGGACCAGGAGGATCAGGAGCAGCTTCAGCAGCTGCAGCAGCTTCTGCAGCAGGTGGTGGTGGAGGAGGCCAAGGTGGTTATGAAGAAATAGTTGAATACAGCTCCGGCCCAGGAGGATATGGACCTGGAAGTTCTGGCCCAGGAGGGTATGGACCTGCAAGCTCTGGCCCAGGAGGTTATGGTCCAGGTGGATCAGGACCCTGTGGTGCTTCAGCAGCAGCTGCAGCAGCAGCTGGTGGTTCAGGTCCCGGAGGTTCTTGCCCTGGAGGATATGGTCCCGGTGGTGCAGGCCCAGGAGGATATGGACCCGGTGGCTATGGACCAGGAGGATCAGGACCCGG TGGTGCTTCAGCAGCAGCAGCAGCTGGTGGTTCAGGCCCAGGAGGATCAGGTCCCGGAGGATATGGACCCGGAGGCTCTGGCCCAGGAGGATATGGTCCCGGTGGGGCAGGACCAGGAGGATATGGACCCGGTGGTTATGGACCAGGAGGTTCAGGACCAGGAGCAGCCGCAGCAGCTTCTGCAGCAGGTGGTGGTGGAGGAGGCCAAGGTGGATATGAAGAAATAGTTGAATACAGCTCTGGCCCAGGAGGATATGGACCTGGAAGTTCTGGCCCAGGAGGGTATGGACCTGCAAGTTCTGGTCCCGGAGGATATGGACCTGGAGGATCAGGACCCGGTGGTGCTTCAGCAGCAGCTGCAGCAGCAGCAGCTGGTGGTTCAGGTCCCGGAGGTGCTGGCCCTGGAGGATATGGACCCGGTGGTGCAGGCCCAGGAGGATATGGACCCGGTGGTTATGGACCAGGAGGATCAGGACCCGGAGGATATGGACCTGGAGAATCAGGACCCGGTGGTGCTGCAGCAGCAGCTGCTGCAGCAGCATCTGGTGGTTCAGGCCCAGGAGGATCAGGTCCCGGAGGATATGGACCTGGAGGATCAGGACCCGGTGGTGCTTCAGCAGCAGCTGCAGCAGCAGCTGGTGGTTCAGGTCCCGGAGGAGCTGGCCCTGGAGGATATGGACCCGGAGGCTCTAGCCCAGGAGGATATGGTCCCGGTGGGGCAGGACCAGGAGGATATGGACCCGGTGGTTATGGACCAGGAGGTTCAGGACCAGGAGCAGCCGCAGCAGCTTCTGCAGCAGGTGGTGGTGGAAGAGGCCAAGGTGGATATGATGAAATAGTTGAATACAGCTCTGGCCCAGGAGGATATGGACCCGGAGGTGCTGGCCCTGGAGGATATGAACCCGGTGGTGCAGGCCCAGGAGGATATGGACCCGGTGGTTATGGACCAGGAGGATCAGGACCCGGTG GATATGGACCAGGAGGATCAGGACCCGGTGGTGCTTCAGCAGCAGCTGCAGCAGCAGCTGGTGGCTCAGGCCCTGGAGGATCAGGTCCCGGAGGTGCTGGCCCTGGAGGATATGGACCAGGTGGTGCAGGCCCTGGAGGATATGGACCCGGAGGTTATGGACCAGAAGGATCAGGACCAGGTGGTTATGGACCAGGAGGATCAGGACCCGGTGGAGCATCTGCAGCAGCAGCTACAGCTGCAGCTGGTGGTTCAGGCCCAGGAGGATCAGGTCCCGGAGGATATGGACCTGGAGGATCAGGACCCGGAGGATCTTCAGCAGCAGCTGCAGCAGCAGCAGCTGCAGCAGCAGCAGCTGGTGGTTCAGGCCCCGGAGGTGCTGGCCCTGAAGGATATGGACCCGGTGGCGCTGGCCCAGGAGGATATGGACCCGGTGGTGCAGGTCCAGGTGGATATGGGCCCGGTGGTTGTGGACCAGGAGGATCAGGACCAGGAGCAGCTTCAGCAGCCGCAGCAGCTTCTGCAGCAGGTGGTGGTGGAGGAGGCCAAGGTGGTTATGAAGAAATAGTTGAATACAGCTCTGGCCCAGGAGGATATGGACCTGGAAGTTCCGGCCCAGGAGGGTATGGACCTGAAAGTTCTGGCCCTGGAGGTTATGGACCTGGTGGATCAGGACCAGGAGGATCAGGACCAGGTGGTGCTTCAGCAGCAGCAGCTGCAGCTGGTGGTTCAGGCCCAGGAGGATCAGGTCCCGGAGGTTATGGACCTCGAGGATCCGGTCCCGGCCGTGCTGGCCCAGGAGGATATGGACCAGGAGGATCTGCTCCCGGTGCATCAGCAGCAGCGTCAGCAGCGGCAGCTATTTCTTCTCCTGCCTCTACTTCCAGAATTTCTTCCGTTGCATCTAGGTTAGCTTCTGGAGGACCAGTTAATGTTTCTAGACTATCTAGCACATTAGGAAGCGTTGTTTCTCAAGTGCAATCATCCAATCCTGGTGCTTCTCAATGCGAAGTCCTTCTTCAAGCTCTTCTTGAATTGGTATCTGCTTTGTTGCATGTTCTCGGATCTGCTAATATTGGAAATGTTAACTATGGTGCTTCAGGTCAAACATCTTCAATGGTTTCACAAGCTGTAAACCAACTTTATGGTTGA